A window of the Bufo gargarizans isolate SCDJY-AF-19 chromosome 1, ASM1485885v1, whole genome shotgun sequence genome harbors these coding sequences:
- the TESC gene encoding calcineurin B homologous protein 3, with product MGLSQSRSLVTRELIEKTGFSAEQIEHLHKRFIYLTGDKPVLSKRDLEKVSDLEQNPIRDKIKNAFFDKRNLRTGSYGYESEINFEQFLIIMSYFRPMVGHIDEENISLCRKDKLRFLFNMYDTDNDSKITLDEYRNVVEELLSGNPHIEKETARSIADGAMMEAASICVGQMEPDQIYEGITFEDFLKIWEGIDIETKMLVRFLNMDTIPSCH from the exons TCTCAGCAGAACAAATTGAACATCTACACAAGCGCTTCATCTACCTAACGGGTGACAAACCGGTTCTCAG CAAAAGAGATTTGGAAAAGGTTTCAGACTTGGAGCAGAATCCTATaagagacaaaataaaaaatgctttctTTGACAAGAG AAATCTACGGACAGGATCTTATGGGTATGAAAGCGAAATTAACTTTGAGCAATTTCTCATCATTATGTCCTACTTCCGCCCCATGGTTGGGCATATAGACGAGGAGAACATTAGTTTATGTCGTAAAGACAAGCTGAGAT TTCTGTTCAACATGTATGATACCGACAATGACAGCAAGATCACCCTGGATGAATACAGAAAT GTGGTAGAAGAGCTACTATCGGGGAATCCGCACATTGAGAAAGAGACAGCAAGGTCTATTGCAGATGGAGCTATGATGGAAGCAGCCAGCATTTGTGTGGGGCAAATG GAACCAGACCAGATATATGAAGGAATCACCTTTGAAGACTTTTTGAAG ATCTGGGAAGGAATTGATATTGAAACCAAAATGCTGGTCAGATTCCTGAACATGGACACTATACCTTCCTGCCATTGA